agaaaatatCAAGCTTTCACCACTAGCTAGAAAGAGACATTTATAGTAGTAGGTGAATCTCAGTGGACTCACTAATTACATTAATATCACTGAACAGTCAACAACCACTCCCTCAATCAATCAGTAATGGTACACATAGGCGTCATACTCAACCACAGCATCCCCACTGGCGACGTCGAAGCTGTGCGTCTTCGCCTGAACGTAGCCCCGCGCGAACCGGAAAAGCCCGCTGCCCCCGACGATCGGCATCTCCCGCACCTCCGAGAACACCGCGTTCCGCCCCACCACGCTCACGCTGCTCCCCTTGTACTTCCCCTCCTCGAAAACGTAGTTAACCACCATCAGCAGCCCCACCTCCGCTTGCGCCGCCGACGCGTACATCCCCTGCGCCCGCCCCACCAGCCGCGACCCCCGCTCCGGCCCCGCCGTCAGCGGGTCGTCCATCATCGTCACCATCCCGAACCCCGTCGCCGACCCGTTCGTGGCGGGCGCCGCCACCACCCTCACAACGGTGGGGTGGTTCCCGCTCACTATGTCGTGGAAGTAGAAGTGGAAGTGGCTCAGCTTCTCTCTCCGGACGTGAAGGTGATGGCGGGGTTGGCCGGCGCCGGCGGCGAACTGGGttgagatgaagaagaagaatagtGTAAGGAAAAGGACGATGGTGGGGTTTGGTTTTGGGAGGTGATGAGTGCCGGCGGTCATGGCTGCAGGTTAATCCAGCGATGGAGTCCGGAGGATATGGCGAATGGGCGACGACACTTTTTCGTCGCCGAAGCTCTTTAGTGATGGAAAATGGACTTCTGCGACGATTGTTCAGTGGGTTTTCTAAACTGTGACTTGAAATTTCTAGCTAAAATCGCTGGAAGAAACCAAGAAAGACCGCACAATTCACAGAGCTCCAAATTTTGCTCGACGGCTAGACTCCTAGTAAAGTCGCACGGACTTTATTTTCTGCCCAGATCTTACCTCTCAAATCTCACGGTCCACTATTATTTTAGGGCAACAAAGACAATTCAGTGGGGCAAACAATGCAATAGCTTCCCAAGAAAGACGGCAGCTTCCTTCAATACCAAAATAAATCTCAAAAATATCTATGTAGAAACTCCCTGTAGAGGCTGCACTCGTTGATAACACGGCCAAAGCAATAATTCCAAGATAAGGAGATAAAAAGGCAGGGAGAGTGAATTTTCAAATCCcctctttcaaatttttaaaattttaaaaacctctTTATagattcttaaaaaaatttaCGAACGAACTTCtccttaaatttattaaaaaaatagaaatttttttttatattttataaaaagttaaattttttaggaaatatttACGTCTTTTTAGCAATTTTAAGGGATGcgtaacatttttaaaatttcaggaaGGTTTGTCTTTTTTATCAAACTAGGAGAAATTATTGTCTTTTATCTTTTATCTTTTATCTTGAATgtgagttatttaattaatttgtttCAATGCAACCAAAGGAAAATTCTCTTTTATGCAAAAAATTATGAGAAATCAATTTCAagagaggtgagtgtcttttacaTTCTATTTTGTATGCGAGTTATTTAATTAACTTGCATTTACTAAATTTCAAGAGAAGTGAGTGTCTTTTGTTCTCTATCTTGTATGTGGGTTATTTAATTAACTTGTATTTACCAAACTTCAAAAGAGGTGAGTATCTTTCACCCTCTATCGTGTATGTGAGTTATTTAACTAACTTGCCTCCATGAACCaaaggaaaattttcttttatgcatAGAATTATGAGAAATCAACTTTTTTGAATGAATTTAGAACCCATCAATTACAAAAGGTTTTGAATTTATTGTAAAAAATTTAAGGTGGGCAATTAAATTTGTTAAAAGATtgtaatttgagaaaaaaaaaatgtgacttTTTGTGGACTTATATTTGTTACAAATTAAATGGCAATTGAATGCTAAGAAAGACCTCACCTATAAAAGGGATTCCTGAAATagttaaagaaaaaatatatctttacattgttgtcatttttTATCTTTACGTTTTTTTAAGCCTCTGACTTAAACATCaagagtgttggaattggtgtgatcccaagagagggtgaattagatttt
This Malania oleifera isolate guangnan ecotype guangnan chromosome 11, ASM2987363v1, whole genome shotgun sequence DNA region includes the following protein-coding sequences:
- the LOC131168044 gene encoding dirigent protein 22-like, whose amino-acid sequence is MTAGTHHLPKPNPTIVLFLTLFFFFISTQFAAGAGQPRHHLHVRREKLSHFHFYFHDIVSGNHPTVVRVVAAPATNGSATGFGMVTMMDDPLTAGPERGSRLVGRAQGMYASAAQAEVGLLMVVNYVFEEGKYKGSSVSVVGRNAVFSEVREMPIVGGSGLFRFARGYVQAKTHSFDVASGDAVVEYDAYVYHY